A stretch of Fulvia fulva chromosome 4, complete sequence DNA encodes these proteins:
- a CDS encoding Aquaporin-3 has translation MASLDGQTLKMGAQSDSDTEYIKSPDTPMPSNAMADLEAQQSRTFSNNSELDERKTTVKLMNKRKWLGLNPEAALDEEHDLAPHNDFLWGKIKIALKEPFAEMWGTFILVLFGLGGIAQVSLSKSPNGEFNPKYPGGWNYGGWQDINWAFGIGLMLGIYVAGNSGAFLNPAVTLTSCLLRKLPWRRLPMYWTAQILGAFLAAGVVYANYIDAINMTEGYGIRSVGGNTSTAGIFATYPADFTTRTTQFFEQFLASAVLMFMIFALQDDSNKGAFIASGAWFPLCLFFVMFGIATCFGWQTGFAINMARDLGPRLWTYCVGYGTDVWSAGGYYFWIPMVAPMVGCLFGGIVYDLFIFTGESPVNQPYWGIGQVINPYGAMKQRLRKQKQEGMV, from the exons ATGGCTTCCCTTGACGGCCAGACCCTCAAGATGGGTGCTCAGAGCGACTCCGACACCGAGTACATCAAGTCGCCCGACACACCTATGCCATCCAATGCCATGGCGGATCTGGAGGCTCAGCAATCCCGGACGTTCTCGAACAACAGCGAATTGGATGAGCGCAAGACGACCGTCAAGCTTATGAACAAGAGGAAGTGGCTCGGCCTCAACCCAGAAGCTGCTCTCGATGAGGAGCATGACCTTGCTCCTCACAATGACTTCCTTTGGGGCAAGATCAAGATCGCGTTGAAGGAGCCTTTTGCTGAGATGTGGGGCACCTTCATCTTGGTTCTGTTCG GTCTCGGAGGCATCGCACAAGTCTCCTTGAGCAAGTCGCCAAACGGCGAATTCAACCCCAAGTACCCGGGCGGGTGGAACTATGGCGGTTGGCAAGACATCAACTGGGCTTTCGGTATTGGTCTCATGCTGGGTATCTACGTCGCTGGAAACAGTGGTGCCTTCTTGAACCCAGCTGTGACCCTTACTAGCTGCCTGCTTCGCAAGCTCCCATGGCGACGTCTGCCCATGTACTGGACTGCACAAATCCTCGGAGCATTCTTAGCTGCTGGTGTTGTGTACGCCAACTACATCGACGCCATCAACATGACAGAAGGTTACGGTATTCGATCGGTGGGTGGAAACACCTCGACGGCTGGCATCTTCGCCACTTACCCAGCGGACTTCACCACCAGGACTACACAATTCTTCGAGCAGTTCTTGGCCAGCGCAGTCCTTATGTTCATGATCTTCGCACTCCAGGACGACTCCAACAAGGGTGCATTCATTGCTAGCGGTGCTTGGTTCCCGCTTTGCTTGTTCTTCGTCATG TTCGGCATCGCTACTTGCTTCGGCTGGCAAACCGGCTTCGCCATCAACATGGCTCGTGATCTCGGTCCAAGACTCTGGACATACTGTGTCGGCTACGGGACAGATGTATGGTCCGCTGGCGGCTACTACTTCTGGATCCCAATGGTCGCACCAATGGTCGGCTGCCTCTTTGGCGGTATCGTATACGATCTGTTTATCTTTACCGGTGAAAGTCCAGTCAACCAGCCGTACTGGGGCATTGGTCAGGTCATCAACCCATACGGCGCCATGAAGCAGCGTCTCAGGAAGCAGAAGCAAGAGGGTATGGTCTAG
- a CDS encoding Thiamine pathway transporter THI73: MFARVFWHLSYKRRVGNTSKEYAASSWSLNTLLASEMDNKIEPSASTVGVPSPAVPSLDVDEAHRYLQEHAHAGSAGYDMARVMRKVDWRLTPLLFFSYFFQALDKQALSYAAVMGMPKDLNLKGDDFSNAATALFVALLVTQVPTAYALNKLPAAKWLAFTSVLWGIATALTATAHNYRWLMAARILMGVFEAAVLPSVTMICSQYYRKDKSGFRFTLWGAAIGSSFVIGALLSYGFQHIHHAALASWRILFLVLGCVSTVFGLALFWLLPDTPMKARYLTDAEKVAILQYVAANKTGVRCSSFKFAQLVEIIRDPQIWMSTILTTVVMLSTGFTLSYTAPVIAGFGFPAPYAALLVAPGGVVTLLSSWLAGYLLNTGMPRAVVVAALYVPVVVGASLLAFAPVTNRAASLTGIYLVSCSTAAYCVMYQWASANVAGRTKRTAIMGLITAGFAAGALIAPQTFRDQEAPHFMSAKITLFATQLASVILAGLWGAYYCLVNRHRNSRYGSATLLRHDEAASMQAEVWENITDRERKSFRYVP; the protein is encoded by the exons ATGTTCGCGAGAGTGTTTTGGCACCTCTCGTACAAAAGGCGGGTTGGAAACACCTCGAAAGAGTACGCTGCATCTAGCTGGAGTCTCAACACACTGCTTGCCTCAGAAATGGACAACAAGATTGAGCCTTCGGCTTCCACAGTTGGGGTACCCTCGCCTGCAGTACCATCTCTTGATGTCGATGAAGCACATCGCTATCTTCAGGAGCATGCACACGCGGGCTCCGCTGGCTACGACATGGCACGCGTGATGAGAAAAGTGGACTGGCGTCTTACGCCTTTACTGTTCTTCAGCTACTTCTTCCAAGCACTTGACAAACAGGCCCTAAGT TACGCTGCTGTGATGGGCATGCCAAAGGACCTGAACCTGAAAGGCGACGACTTCTCCAACGCCGCCACTGCTCTCTTCGTGGCACTTCTAGTGACCCAGGTACCCACGGCATATGCTTTGAATAAGTTGCCAGCGGCGAAATGGCTAGCATTCACCTCTGTGCTTTGGGGCATTGCAACCGCCCTTACTGCTACAGCACACAATTATCGGTGGCTAATGGCAGCGAGAATCCTGATGGGAGTGTTCGAAGCTGCAgtattgccctcggtgacTATGATCTGCAGTCAATACTACAGAAAGGACAAATCTGGCTTCAG ATTCACACTCTGGGGAGCTGCCATTGGGAGCTCCTTTGTCATCGGAGCACTACTCTCGTATGGCTTCCAACACATTCACCACGCAGCTTTGGCGAGCTGGCGAATCCTGTTCTTGGTTCTAGGATGCGTAAGCACAGTCTTCGGCTTAGCGTTGTTCTGGCTGTTACCGGACACGCCGATGAAAGCAAGATATCTCACAGACGCAGAAAAGGTGGCTATACTACAGTACGTCGCCGCCAATAAGACCGGTGTGCGTTGCAGCTCTTTCAAGTTTGCTCAGCTTGTGGAGATCATTCGTGATCCACAGATATG GATGTCAACGATTCTCACCACCGTGGTCATGCTGTCGACAGGTTTCACCCTTAGCTACACCGCGCCCGTCATAGCAGGCTTCGGCTTCCCAGCTCCCTATGCcgctctactagtagctccTGGTGGTGTCGTCACTCTCCTTTCATCTTGGCTAGCTGGCTATCTGCTCAACACGGGCATGCCACGTGCTGTGGTCGTGGCCGCATTGTATGTCCCGGTGGTAGTCGGCGCGTCTCTGTTGGCCTTCGCACCGGTCACGAACCGTGCGGCCTCGCTCACCGGCATATACCTCGTTAGTTGTTCTACGGCGGCATATTGTGTCATGTATCAGTGGGCGTCTGCTAATGTTGCAGGCCGGACAAAGCGCACGGCCATTATGGGCCTCATCACAGCTGGATTCGCGGCCGGAGCGTTGATTGCGCCTCAGACCTTTAGAGATCAGGAGGCTCCTCACTTTATGTCGGCTAAGATAACACTCTTTGCGACACAGCTAGCTTCCGTCATCCTTGCGGGACTGTGGGGAGCATACTACTGTCTTGTGAACCGACATCGCAACTCCCGATACGGCAGCGCCACGCTTCTGCGGCACGACGAGGCAGCATCCATGCAAGCTGAAGTCTGGGAAAATATCACGGACAGGGAGCGAAAGTCCTTTCGTTACGTGCCGTGA
- a CDS encoding putative dihydroorotase produces MVKGGRGRGREGVGNGHRFGKWLSCGPSLRPSFTSHERTTAFLDIQLPHDITMAPSPPLQQFDGLELPAAADMHVHLRDGEMTELVVPTIRQGGVNTVMVMPNLVPPITTVKHALEYQKRLQALESDVKFLMSLYLHPNISPETVREAKRAGILNIKSYPHGVTTNSSHGVMSYEEFYPVFEEMARQDMILNLHGELPPSAGPDITVLNAEEAFLPTLIDLHQRFPNLRIILEHCTSAAAIKAVKSCGNKVAATITAHHMFITVDDWAGDPHCFCKPVAKNPSDRRALLETAISGDPKFFLGTDSAPHPATSKRADKVAAGVFTQPHAVGLVLSALQQGCELGVLKEEQVTKEALEGFLSKFGREFYEVADEKHETIVLGQNTQAIAELLHSESSGIEVVPFRRGKMTWATTWK; encoded by the exons ATGGTGAAAGGAGGAAGGGGAAGAGGACGAGAAGGTGTGGGAAATGGCCATCGCTTTGGAAAGTGGCTGAGTTGTGGACCGAGCCTCCGTCCAAGCTTCACCAGTCACGAACGAACAACAGCATTCCTTGACATTCAACTTCCTCACGACATCACCATGGCGCCAAGCCCACCGCTTCAGCAGTTCGATGGGCTCGAGTTGCCGGCCGCAGCGGACATGCATGTGCATCTGCGGGATGGAGAGATGACAGAGCTGGTAGT ACCCACGATCCGCCAGGGCGGCGTGAATACGGTCATGGTCATG CCAAACCTCGTGCCCCCGATCACAACGGTGAAGCATGCGCTCGAGTATCAGAAGCGACTACAAGCGCTGGAATCAGACGTCAAATTCCTCATGTCGCTGTATCTCCACCCCAACATCAGCCCAGAGACTGTCAGGGAAGCCAAGCGAGCGGGGATCCTCAACATCAAGTCCTACCCTCATGGTGTGACGACGAACTCCTCCCACGGTGTCATGTCGTATGAAGAGTTCTACCCAGTATTCGAGGAGATGGCACGCCAGGACATGATCCTGAACCTGCACGGCGAGCTACCTCCATCAGCAGGCCCCGACATCACCGTTCTGAACGCCGAGGAAGCCTTCTTGCCAACACTGATCGACCTGCACCAACGCTTCCCGAACTTGCGCATCATCCTCGAGCATTGTACCTCTGCCGCTGCCATCAAAGCAGTCAAGTCCTGCGGTAACAAGGTTGCGGCTACGATCACCGCGCACCACATGTTCATCACGGTTGATGATTGGGCCGGCGACCCGCACTGCTTCTGCAAGCCAGTCGCGAAGAACCCATCAGACCGACGAGCTTTGCTCGAGACTGCCATTAGCGGTGATCCCAAGTTCTTCCTTGGCACTGACTCCGCGCCACACCCGGCCACATCCAAACGAGCAGACAAGGTCGCCGCTGGTGTCTTCACACAGCCTCACGCGGTTGGCCTTGTGCTGAGCGCTCTGCAACAGGGCTGTGAGCTCGGCGTACTCAAAGAAGAGCAGGTGACCAAAGAAGCGCTGGAAGGCTTTCTCTCAAAGTTCGGCCGTGAGTTCTACGAAGTCGCTGATGAGAAGCACGAGACCATTGTGCTGGGTCAGAACACGCAAGCGATTGCAGAATTACTGCACAGCGAGAGCAGCGGCATCGAAGTTGTTCCATTCCGTAGAGGCAAGATGACCTGGGCGACTACCTGGAAGTAG
- a CDS encoding Beta-glucosidase 1, translating into MRSFVTAAIAAASVVSAYDYSNLAASKNNYGAPNPDTVYPGFEDENPNVVAGSVEFQTSPPKYPSPWTEGRGDWSGAYEKARDFVSQLTLVEKVNLTTGTGWQLERCVGQTGGIPRLAFRGMCLQDSPTGIRFADYASVFPAGVNVAATWDKKVAYDRGRAQGQEHKNKGVDIQLGPVAGPLGRVPEGGRNWEGFREDRIDGHLRPSTSYPEVLRLLTGVLFAESIKGIQSAGVMACGKHYIMNEQDHFRLITDSKQYGFNISEPFSANLDDETLHELYLWPFADGIRAGVASIMCSYNQVNNSQACQNSYLLNHVLKGELGFQGFVMSDWLGTHSGVASVLAGLDMTMPGETTSYNTIETWYGGNLTAAVLNGTVPAWRIDDMAVRIMAGFYSVEGDAERDEINFSSWTKDTYGYENHLVGEGGITQVNHHVDVRAEHGALIRKHGAESTVLLKNVKNTLPLTGKEPLTAVFGYDAGGNSQGPNSCSDRACDNGTLGMAWGSGSADFTYLVTPDTAIQNEVVPRGGAYESILDNYAKTSIDNLARRTNVSIFFANSNSGEWYVEVDGNLGADAALEKVAANCSNTILVIHSTGPVELEKYKNHENITAILWAGVPGQESGNSIADVLYGRTNPGAKLPFTVGKDRKDYGVDVLYTPNHPVPQIQHSEGKFIDYRTFDQFNITPTYEFGFGLSYTTFKYRDLKITKRNTSAYVPFQGYSKEAPTFGTISNNSADYVFPGNFSRVSLFHYPWLNTTNLTAASSDPHYGLPGFIPENALNSSAQPIPKAGGAPGGNPSLYDVVFQVEATVANTGKVAGYEVPQLYISRGGPYDPVRELRGFEKLWIEPNATATFKVEVTRRNISSWSVEEQDWYVRNTTQKVWVGASSRDLPLQGVLEN; encoded by the exons ATGCGTTCCTTCGTTACTGCTGCAATTGCAGCCGCGAGCGTCGTTTCTGCCTACGACTACTCCAACCTGGCTGCTTCGAAGAATAACTATGGTGCGCCA AATCCCGACACCGTCTACCCGGGCTTCGAAGATGAGAACCCGAACGTGGTAGCAGGAAGCGTAGAGTTCCAGACAAGCCCACCGAAATACCCTTCACCATGGACCGAGGGTCGCGGGGACTGGTCTGGTGCCTACGAGAAGGCTCGCGACTTTGTCAGCCAGCTCACCCTGGTCGAGAAGGTCAATTTGACAACTGGCACTGG TTGGCAGCTTGAGCGATGTGTCGGCCAGACTGGTGGCATCCCTCGCTTGGCCTTCCGTGGCATGTGTCTTCAAGACAGCCCGACTGGTATCCGATTCGCCGATTACGCATCCGTCTTCCCTGCAGGAGTCAACGTTGCCGCAACCTGGGACAAGAAGGTCGCATACGATCGTGGCCGGGCACAAGGA CAAGAGCACAAAAATAAAGGCGTTGATATCCAGCTTGGTCCTGTCGCTGGACCGCTTGGCCGTGTGCCAGAGGGAGGCAGAAATTGGGAAGGCTTCAGGGAAGACCGAATTGATGGACACCTCCGGCCCAGTACCAGCTACCCCGAGGTGCTGCGAC TTCTTACCGGTGTGCTCTTCGCCGAGAGCATCAAAGGAATTCAGTCTGCTGGTGTTATGGCTTGTGGAAAGCACTACATCATGAACGAGCAAGACCATTTCCGTTTGATTACCGACTCCAAGCAATATGGCTTCAACATCTCAGAGCCATTCTCAGCCAACCTCGACGACGAAACGCTTCACGAACTGTACCTGTGGCCTTTCGCCGATGGTATCCGCGCTGGTGTCGCTTCCATTATGTGCAGCTACAACCAAGTCAACAACTCCCAGGCATGCCAGAACTCGTACCTTCTCAACCATGTACTGAAAGGCGAGCTTGGATTCCAGGGCTTCGTAATGTCGGATTGGCTCGGCACTCACTCTGGTGTTGCCAGCGTGCTTGCCGGTCTCGATATGACAATGCCTGGAGAGACGACCTCGTACAACACGATCGAGACCTGGTACGGCGGTAACTTGACAGCTGCTGTCCTAAACGGTACTGTCCCAGCATGGCGTATCGACGACATGGCTGTTCGTATCATGGCTGGTTTCTACTCCGTCGAGGGCGACGCCGAGCGGGATGAGATTAACTTCTCGTCCTGGACTAAGGACACCTACGGCTACGAGAACCACTTGGTCGGGGAGGGCGGCATCACGCAGGTCAACCACCACGTCGATGTGCGCGCAGAGCACGGCGCCCTTATCCGCAAGCATGGCGCAGAGTCCACTGTTCTCCTTAAGAATGTCAAGAACACACTTCCTCTCACCGGAAAGGAGCCATTGACTGCAGTCTTCGGCTACGATGCAGGTGGCAACTCACAGGGTCCCAACTCTTGCTCCGACCGCGCATGCGACAATGGCACCCTTGGTATGGCCTGGGGTTCCGGCAGTGCTGATTTCACCTACCTCGTTACGCCCGACACTGCCATCCAGAACGAGGTCGTCCCCCGAGGCGGTGCATACGAGTCCATCCTCGACAACTACGCCAAGACATCCATCGACAACCTTGCCCGCCGCACCAACGTCTCCATCTTCTTCGCCAACTCAAACTCTGGAGAGTGGTACGTCGAGGTTGACGGCAACCTCG GCGCCGATGCTGCCCTCGAGAAGGTCGCTGCAAACTGCTCCAACACTATCCTCGTCATCCATTCCACTGGTCCAGTCGAACTCGAGAAGTACAAGAACCACGAGAACATCACCGCCATCCTGTGGGCTGGTGTCCCTGGCCAAGAGAGTGGTAACAGCATCGCTGACGTCCTCTACGGCCGCACCAACCCAGGTGCCAAGCTCCCCTTCACCGTTGGCAAGGACCGCAAGGACTACGGTGTCGACGTGCTTTACACACCAAACCACCCAGTCCCCCAAATCCAACACAGCGAGGGCAAATTCATCGACTACCGCACATTCGATCAGTTCAACATTACCCCAACCTACGAATTCGGCTTCGGTCTCAGCTACACGACCTTCAAGTACAGAGACCTGAAGATCACCAAGAGGAACACTTCCGCGTACGTTCCATTCCAGGGCTACAGTAAAGAAGCACCAACCTTCGGCACCATCAGCAACAACAGCGCCGACTACGTCTTCCCCGGCAACTTCTCCCGTGTCTCCCTCTTCCACTACCCCTGGCTGAACACCACCAACCTCACCGCCGCCTCTTCGGACCCACACTACGGCCTCCCTGGCTTCATCCCAGAGAATGCACTGAACAGCTCGGCTCAGCCGATCCCCAAGGCGGGCGGTGCGCCAGGTGGTAACCCAAGCCTTTACGACGTTGTCTTCCAGGTCGAGGCGACTGTCGCGAACACTGGTAAGGTTGCTGGATATGAGGTTCCACAGCTTTACATCAGCCGTGGTGGTCCATACGATCCAGTCCGTGAGCTGAGAGGGTTCGAGAAGTTGTGGATTGAGCCGAATGCCACTGCTACGTTCAAAGTCGAAGTGACGAGGAGGAATATTAGTTCGTGGAGTGTGGAGGAGCAGGATTGGTATGTGAGGAACACTACTCAGAAGGTTTGGGTGGGTGCTTCGAGCAGGGATTTGCCGTTGCAAGGTGTGCTGGAGAACTGA